In Aegilops tauschii subsp. strangulata cultivar AL8/78 chromosome 3, Aet v6.0, whole genome shotgun sequence, one genomic interval encodes:
- the LOC109750962 gene encoding uncharacterized protein isoform X2, with protein sequence MEALATAPAPSRPGLPPPTRCSHLLRPKALTTSKLPRRVIAALHMDGACAAPLCCTPAETDAAATTSDQTETVVEATEQGNNGAPAADAPAASIEGLDGIKIRRRPVTGPSGHHVGPFQFRLENVGNTPRNILEKIVWNKDVEIWQMKEKMPLYRLKGLLDNAPPARDFVAALKASYDRTAVPALIAEVKKASPSQGVLRLIVSSLGDLDPYFHMLWSYLYRRYLASFDMQPGKFRLLGGYTQCWSKELIC encoded by the exons ATGGAGGCGCTCGCTACCGCACCCGCGCCGTCACGTCCAGGCCTCCCACCCCCGACCCGCTGCTCCCATCTCCTCCGCCCCAAAGCCCTAACCACCTCCAAGCTCCCTCGCCGCGTCATCGCCGCCCTTCACATGGACGGCGCCTGCGCCGCACCTCTTTGCTGCACTCCCGCTGAGACG GATGCGGCGGCGACGACCTCGGACCAGACTGAGACGGTGGTCGAAGCCACCGAGCAGGGCAACAACGGGGCCCCGGCGGCGGACGCCCCCGCCGCCAGCATCGAGGGGCTCGACGGGATAAAGATCCGGAGGCGCCCGGTCACAGGCCCGTCCGGGCACCACGTGGGCCCCTTCCAGTTCCGCCTCGAGAACGTGGGGAATACGCCGCGCAACATCCTCGAGAAAATTGTCTGGAACAAGGACGTTGAGATTTGGCAG ATGAAGGAGAAAATGCCCTTGTACAGGCTGAAAGGTCTGCTGGACAATGCGCCTCCGGCCAGGGACTTTGTTGCTGCGCTGAAAGCGTCGTATGATCGGACTGCTGTGCCTGCTCTGATTGCGGAGGTTAAGAAGGCTTCGCCAAGCCAGGGGGTTC TCAGGTTAATAGTTTCTTCTCTAGGAGATTTGGATCCTTATTTTCATATGCTGTGGAGTTATCTGTACCGAAGATACTTGGCTTCCTTTGATATGCAACCAGGGAAGTTTCGACTACTTGGAGGCTATACGCAATGCTGGAGTAAAG AATTAATATGTTGA
- the LOC109750962 gene encoding indole-3-glycerol phosphate synthase, chloroplastic isoform X1: MEALATAPAPSRPGLPPPTRCSHLLRPKALTTSKLPRRVIAALHMDGACAAPLCCTPAETDAAATTSDQTETVVEATEQGNNGAPAADAPAASIEGLDGIKIRRRPVTGPSGHHVGPFQFRLENVGNTPRNILEKIVWNKDVEIWQMKEKMPLYRLKGLLDNAPPARDFVAALKASYDRTAVPALIAEVKKASPSQGVLRKNFDPVEIAQAYEKNGAACLKFFQVNSFFSRRFGSLFSYAVELSVPKILGFL; encoded by the exons ATGGAGGCGCTCGCTACCGCACCCGCGCCGTCACGTCCAGGCCTCCCACCCCCGACCCGCTGCTCCCATCTCCTCCGCCCCAAAGCCCTAACCACCTCCAAGCTCCCTCGCCGCGTCATCGCCGCCCTTCACATGGACGGCGCCTGCGCCGCACCTCTTTGCTGCACTCCCGCTGAGACG GATGCGGCGGCGACGACCTCGGACCAGACTGAGACGGTGGTCGAAGCCACCGAGCAGGGCAACAACGGGGCCCCGGCGGCGGACGCCCCCGCCGCCAGCATCGAGGGGCTCGACGGGATAAAGATCCGGAGGCGCCCGGTCACAGGCCCGTCCGGGCACCACGTGGGCCCCTTCCAGTTCCGCCTCGAGAACGTGGGGAATACGCCGCGCAACATCCTCGAGAAAATTGTCTGGAACAAGGACGTTGAGATTTGGCAG ATGAAGGAGAAAATGCCCTTGTACAGGCTGAAAGGTCTGCTGGACAATGCGCCTCCGGCCAGGGACTTTGTTGCTGCGCTGAAAGCGTCGTATGATCGGACTGCTGTGCCTGCTCTGATTGCGGAGGTTAAGAAGGCTTCGCCAAGCCAGGGGGTTCTCAGGAAGAATTTCGACCCG GTCGAGATCGCTCAAGCATACGAGAAAAATGGAGCAGCATGCTTAAAATTCTTTCAGGTTAATAGTTTCTTCTCTAGGAGATTTGGATCCTTATTTTCATATGCTGTGGAGTTATCTGTACCGAAGATACTTGGCTTCCTTTGA
- the LOC109750962 gene encoding indole-3-glycerol phosphate synthase, chloroplastic isoform X3, whose translation MEALATAPAPSRPGLPPPTRCSHLLRPKALTTSKLPRRVIAALHMDGACAAPLCCTPAETDAAATTSDQTETVVEATEQGNNGAPAADAPAASIEGLDGIKIRRRPVTGPSGHHVGPFQFRLENVGNTPRNILEKIVWNKDVEIWQMKEKMPLYRLKGLLDNAPPARDFVAALKASYDRTAVPALIAEVKKASPSQGVLRKNFDPVEIAQAYEKNGAACLKFFQGSFDYLEAIRNAGVKN comes from the exons ATGGAGGCGCTCGCTACCGCACCCGCGCCGTCACGTCCAGGCCTCCCACCCCCGACCCGCTGCTCCCATCTCCTCCGCCCCAAAGCCCTAACCACCTCCAAGCTCCCTCGCCGCGTCATCGCCGCCCTTCACATGGACGGCGCCTGCGCCGCACCTCTTTGCTGCACTCCCGCTGAGACG GATGCGGCGGCGACGACCTCGGACCAGACTGAGACGGTGGTCGAAGCCACCGAGCAGGGCAACAACGGGGCCCCGGCGGCGGACGCCCCCGCCGCCAGCATCGAGGGGCTCGACGGGATAAAGATCCGGAGGCGCCCGGTCACAGGCCCGTCCGGGCACCACGTGGGCCCCTTCCAGTTCCGCCTCGAGAACGTGGGGAATACGCCGCGCAACATCCTCGAGAAAATTGTCTGGAACAAGGACGTTGAGATTTGGCAG ATGAAGGAGAAAATGCCCTTGTACAGGCTGAAAGGTCTGCTGGACAATGCGCCTCCGGCCAGGGACTTTGTTGCTGCGCTGAAAGCGTCGTATGATCGGACTGCTGTGCCTGCTCTGATTGCGGAGGTTAAGAAGGCTTCGCCAAGCCAGGGGGTTCTCAGGAAGAATTTCGACCCG GTCGAGATCGCTCAAGCATACGAGAAAAATGGAGCAGCATGCTTAAAATTCTTTCAG GGAAGTTTCGACTACTTGGAGGCTATACGCAATGCTGGAGTAAAG AATTAA
- the LOC109750962 gene encoding uncharacterized protein isoform X4 codes for MEALATAPAPSRPGLPPPTRCSHLLRPKALTTSKLPRRVIAALHMDGACAAPLCCTPAETDAAATTSDQTETVVEATEQGNNGAPAADAPAASIEGLDGIKIRRRPVTGPSGHHVGPFQFRLENVGNTPRNILEKIVWNKDVEIWQMKEKMPLYRLKGLLDNAPPARDFVAALKASYDRTAVPALIAEVKKASPSQGVLRKNFDPVNSFFSRRFGSLFSYAVELSVPKILGFL; via the exons ATGGAGGCGCTCGCTACCGCACCCGCGCCGTCACGTCCAGGCCTCCCACCCCCGACCCGCTGCTCCCATCTCCTCCGCCCCAAAGCCCTAACCACCTCCAAGCTCCCTCGCCGCGTCATCGCCGCCCTTCACATGGACGGCGCCTGCGCCGCACCTCTTTGCTGCACTCCCGCTGAGACG GATGCGGCGGCGACGACCTCGGACCAGACTGAGACGGTGGTCGAAGCCACCGAGCAGGGCAACAACGGGGCCCCGGCGGCGGACGCCCCCGCCGCCAGCATCGAGGGGCTCGACGGGATAAAGATCCGGAGGCGCCCGGTCACAGGCCCGTCCGGGCACCACGTGGGCCCCTTCCAGTTCCGCCTCGAGAACGTGGGGAATACGCCGCGCAACATCCTCGAGAAAATTGTCTGGAACAAGGACGTTGAGATTTGGCAG ATGAAGGAGAAAATGCCCTTGTACAGGCTGAAAGGTCTGCTGGACAATGCGCCTCCGGCCAGGGACTTTGTTGCTGCGCTGAAAGCGTCGTATGATCGGACTGCTGTGCCTGCTCTGATTGCGGAGGTTAAGAAGGCTTCGCCAAGCCAGGGGGTTCTCAGGAAGAATTTCGACCCG GTTAATAGTTTCTTCTCTAGGAGATTTGGATCCTTATTTTCATATGCTGTGGAGTTATCTGTACCGAAGATACTTGGCTTCCTTTGA